TCGCTCCTCTCATTCCCCATATTGCGACTACGACCACAACGCTTATTGCCACTATGTCAGCTATCCATTTCTTCCATGTGTGGCGTGTGAAATGCATTGTTGACGGACGGTAGAATCTGCACATTGCCCATATCAGTACTATGGCGAGAACGGCGAGATACCAGTGGTTGATGATTTCTATGCCGAAGATTCTACCGAGGTTGTCCTCGTTGCCAAACTCATTGAAAGTGCGGGTTGTGATCCTGTGGTGTCCGAATGGGTAGTACACGCTGTCGCCGAGGTTCAGCAGTATGCATATGGCATTCGGGATTATGTACGCCATCCGTGTCAGGTTTCTGTACCATTTCCTTTGTGTGGTCGAGAACGGAAGCATGGCAAGGACTATGTACAGGATATTGGTGTAGCATATCGCTGACGTGTCAAACCATATTCCTCCACGGAATATTTTCATGGATGATTCCAGTGTCATGGATACTGAGTACAGATCCCAGTTCTCAAGCAGGAAGGCGAGGCGGCACACGCTGTAAGCCACATATGCCATTGCGATATTGAAGATGATGCCTGATGCTGTACGCGCGGGTTGGTTTATAGTCATATTCAGTCAGTGTGGTAAGATTGTGCAAAGTTACAAAATTGGTGTTGTGTATTGAAATTTAGGACCGGATAATGTTCTCTATGTATATGAAAAGCGGTCCCATGTGATGGGGACCGCTCAAAACTCTCTCGATCTAAATGTTGTCTTAAAACTGTTCCTGATTATTCCTGAAATTTTTGGTTATATTGAAGTTCCGATAATTCTTTTTGCTCCGATGAAATGGCGTGAGTAATATCCGTTGTCAGGGAAGTTCTGATACACCACTCCGCGTTTTGATGATGAGGCATGTATGAATCTGCATGACCCGTCGTTGTTGACATCGACCACCATGGCGACATGTCCCACACGGCCTTTGCCGCTTGAACGGCTTGAAAAGAAGAGCAGGTCGCCGGGTTTGATTTCGCCCTTGTCAATATGCTCGCCTTGGAGATATTGGCTGCGGGAATCACGGTTAAGGTTGAAACCGAAATTGCGGAATACATATCCGATGAATCCTGAGCAGTCGAATTGGTTGGGGCCTGTGGCTCCGAGACGGTAGCGTGTACCAAGATACTTTGCGGCAAACTCTTTCATCTGGTCCACAAGCTCGCTGTGCTCCTCGTCCTGGCTCTTGCTGATCTCTGCTTCTATGGCGGCAAAAGGTGAGTTCTCTCGCGCACTCTTGAACGCGCTCTTCACCAGTTCCTCTGAAGTGTCTACAACACTTTTGAAATGTTTCGCTGGGACAGGGTAGTTGCTAAGTGTGGGAGCAGCATTAACTGATGCTATTCCTAAAAGAGCCAATATGAAAGTGATGATAGTTATTACGTATCTGTTCATCTTGATATTTCCGGTGTTTGTAATGATTGCCTGTGTTGACAATTATTAATTTTAGCCTTCCTTTGTTGCAGCAGCCTTTTGATTGGTCTGCGATGTAAAGTTAAAAATAATTATGCAACTTGGCAAACTGCAATGCACTGACAATCCCTGTGTTGTATTCAGGGAAAGTAACCTTTACGATTGATAACTCCTTTTAGCATTTAGTGTGCAATTTGTTAATAAAATGGCTCGGAATTAGTGGTGGGTTTACAATATTTTGCATAATTTTGCAATTGAGGATGGTGTTTTGTGTCGGTATATCTTAAAATTTATTTTTGCAAACAGAATATCGTTAAAACAACTGTTAAATCAAATTTGAGGTATTATGTGATAATGATTTGATAGTTAATGATATGATAGATTGAGCTTCGATTATTTGTTTTACAATATTTTATATATTTTAACCATATTTGCTGCGAATTTTATTTGGCTGGTTGTACAAGTATACTTGTTGTCATTGTTGCGTGGAGGAGTGTGTGGTTATCATTGTCTGATTATAAGCCCTTTTTATAAATATTGACAATTAAATTTCTTGATAATTGATTTATTTTTGTTACTTTTGCAATCATATTTCCAAAAAACAATATCAATCTCTAAGATAATGAAAAAAAGTGCGTTGCAGATTGCCCGTGCGGCTTATCATCCTCAGCTTCCCATTGTTCTCACTGGAGGTGTAAAAATGAAAGAAGGTGAGCCTACTCAGTCGGCCGGCGATCAGGAAGAAATTAAGAAACTGTTCCCAAACACCTATGGTCTGCCTGAGATAATTTTTGAAAAGACATCAGCAACCGGTTCAGCCAAGCCTGTCAATGTAGGTGTGATACTTTCTGGCGGTCAAGCACCCGGCGGTCACAACGTTATAAGCGGTCTTTTTGACGGAATAAAGCATTTGCATAAGGATAGCAAGCTCTATGGATTCCTTATGGGTCCCGGTGGGCTTGTGGATCACCAGTATAAAGAGCTTACTGCCGATATAATTGACGAGTACCGTAATACAGGCGGGTTTGATATAATCGGATCTGGCCGTACAAAACTTGAGACCAAGGAGCAGTTCGATAAAGGTCTGGAGATACTTAGGGAGCTTGATATCACAGCCCTCGTTATCATCGGAGGTGATGACTCCAACACAAATGCCGCCATTCTTGCAGAGTATTACAAGGCAATCGGTGCAGGTGTTCAGGTGATCGGTGTGCCCAAGACCATCGATGGAGACCTCAAGAACAATGTCATTGAGACATCTTTCGGTTTTGACACTGCAACCAAAGTGTATTCCGAGGTGATTGGAAATATCCAGCGAGACTGTAATTCTTCAAAGAAATACTGGCACTTCATCAAGCTCATGGGACGCTCTGCCTCTCATATCGCTCTTGAGTGTGCACTGCAATGCCAGCCGAACGTATGTATAATCTCCGAGGAGGTAGAAGCCAAGGATATGACTCTTGAGGAGGTTGTCGATTATATCGCTGATGCTGTTGTGGCTCGTTCCGAGCAGGGGCTCAACTATGGTGTGGTCCTCATTCCGGAGGGGCTTATCGAGTTCATTCCTGCTGTGAAGAAACTTATAGCAGAACTTAATGATCTTCTTGCAGCAAAAGCATCCGAGTTTGCTGAAATCGCATCTGAGGATCAGCGTGATTGGGTTATAAGCAATCTTACTCCTGACTGTGCTGCCACTTATCAGTCTCTTCCTGCGGGAGTGGCCCGTCAGCTCACTCTTGACCGCGACCCCCACGGCAACGTTCAGGTTTCGCTCATAGAGACTGAGAAGCTGCTTTCCGAAATGGTTGGCAAGCGTCTTGAGGTCCTTGCTGCCGAAGGCAAGTATGAAGGCAAGTATTCCACTATGCATCACTTCTTCGGATATGAGGGACGTTGTGCCGATCCGTCCAACTTTGATGCCAACTACTGCTATGGGCTCGGCTACACTGCTGCTTGTCTCATAGCTTCTGGCGTGACAGGATATATGTCAAGCCTCCGGAATCTCACATTTGCTCCGGTCAACTGGGTGGCTGGCGGTATCCCCATCACTATGATGATGAACATGGAGCGTCGCAACGGTCACGTCAAGCCTGTTATCCGCAAGGCTCTTGTAGAGCTTGACGGTGCTCCATTCCTTAAGTTTGCCAAGCAGCGCGATGAGTGGAAGGTAGGTACTTGCTATACATATCCCGGTCCTATCCAGTATTTCGGTCCTGCCGAAATTTGCGATCAGCCGTCGTTGACTCTCGTTTATGAGCAGAAGCGTCGCAAGTACTAATAGCTCGTTCTGAATTTACTATTTATATAAAATTCCTAACTCCAGCTTGCAAGCGTCCCTATGTCAGCATTAAGCTCAACATAGGGACGCATTCTATTTTATTTCGGTATGGGGTTGTGTTGTTATCGGTTGCGGAGGGTTACCTCTTTTATGATTCCGTGGCGGAATGCATATAGCAGTTCTGTCAGCTCGTCGATCTGACCTTGGAGCACTTTGCCCTTGTCGGTGTCGCGCACGCATTTGCGTCGGGCTGTCTGTTCTATCATTTTTTTTGAGCGTACAATGTCGGTGCCGTTGCTCACGGCTTCCTCTACAGAACTGAATGGCTCATGTTCCACAAGTTCAAAGTTGCTGCTGTGATAGATGAGGGTGTATCCTGCAATGCCGGTAGTCTTGTGGTAGGCCTTTGCAAAACCTCCGTCAATTACCATCAGCTTCCCTCCGGCACGTATCGGGCTTTCGCCATTCCCTGTTCTCACAGGCACGTGACCGTTGATTATGTGCCGGTCTGAGCCGTCGACGCCGAACTCGTTGAGTATCATGTCGCATATTTCAGGTTTGGAGCGGAGCTTGTAGTACCATCCTTTTTCCTCTTTATGAGCGGCGGCATCCTTTATGAAGTATCGTTCGAAGGTTGTCATCCTGTCCTTGTCGTAGAGAGGGGAGTCGGGGCCGCACCACAGGTACCAATAGTAGTCACGGGCATATTCACGGTCCGCATCCGGGGTGTCGTCGTTGAAAGCGGAGCGCAGCATAAGTCCGATCTCGGTCATCAGCCCTTTGCCTTTGCATTTTTTGCCTTTCACATCCACCTCTTTTAGTGTGCCGTCCTGATTGAGCGGCATAGAGGCATGATAGAGCAGATTGCTGTTGTATATTCCATACATGCATCCGTGCGAGAGGAGTGCTTCAATATGGCGTTTGAGTGTGGTGCTGACAGTGAAGGAATGATGGAGCTTGTGAGTTAGATGCAGCTCTTCGGGTGTCAGTTTGTATGGGTTGGCTGGATCTATGGTAGGGAAGTGGCAGTCATTCATGTCATAGGTGATCCCATCGATGTCTACAGTGCCATTCTTGAAGTCAATCCTGTGTAGGAGCCTGCGGTTGTCAATCCCCCATTCTGGATGGCGTTTTATCATCTCCCCCTCTAACTTGAATTGTATCACAGCAATTGCCTTGTGCATCTTTGCCATGATTTTCAGGGTCTTTATGGTGTGGGTGTTGCCTTCGTCGGCAGAGCGTGGCTCGAATTCCTTGCAAGGGTCGTCAGCGTAGGTCTCCATAGCGAATGTGGCAAGCGGCATAAGGTTGATGCCGTAACCGTCCTCCAGAGTGGCGAGGTTGCCGTACCGGAGCGAGACGCGGAGCACATTGGCTATGCATGCGTCATTTCCTGCGGCAGCCCCCATCCACACCACATCGTGGTTGCCCCACTGGATATCCCAGTTGCCGTAATGGCAAAGGGAATCCATGATGATATGTGCGCCCGGACCGCGGTCGTAGATGTCGCCGAGTATGTGCAGCTGGTCGATACTGAGTTTCTGTATCACATTGCATATGGAGATGATGAACGGCTCGGCCTGTCCTGTGGATATTATGGTTTCGATGATGCGGTTGAAGTAAGCCTGCTTGTCATACTCGCCTCCGGATTCATGAAGAAGTTCTTCGATTATATATGAATATTCCTTTGGAAGGGCTTTCCTGACCTTTGAACGAGTGTACTTCGATGATACGCTCCGGCATACAGTCACTAATTTGTGGAGTGTGATGTTGTAGAAATCCTCAAGATCCTCCTGTGCCGCTTTGATGGACTGGAGTTTCTCCTCAGGGTAATAGATGAGAGCGCATAGCTGGCGTATCTCGCTGTCGAGCATTGATGTTCCGTACAGGTCAGTGACTTTACGCTTGATGTTGCCTGACGCATTTTTAAGTATGTGCAGGAATGCTTCATGTTCACCATGCAGATCGGCGACGAAATGCTCTGTGCCTTTCGGAAGGTTAAGGATCGCTTCAAGATTTATTATCTCGGTGCTTGCTGCACTGATATTCGGGAATGTGTGCGACAGCAGTTCGAGGATTCGGCGATCGTTTTCTACTTTTTCATGTGTGACATTCTGGGTGTGAAGTGTCATGGCTGTAAAACTTAAGGTGTTTTGGTTTCGCAAATGTACAAAGAAAACTCATTCCTGTTTAGCTTTTAAGAAAAAATGTTTAAATTTACTTGGGTTATGGTGGAGTTTAGTGTAAAATTGAGTAACTTTGTCACCTGTTACCTGTCTACCTTAAAATAATACTTTAAATTATACTGAAAATGATAAATTTCTCACTTGAGGGCAAAGTAGCCCTCGTGACAGGCGCAGCCTATGGCATCGGCCTTGCTATCGCTCAGGCATTTGCTGAAGCAGGAGCAAAAATCGTGTTTAACTGTTCACGTCAGGAGACTGTCGACCGTGGCATGAAGGCTTATAAGGAACTCGGCATAGATGCCAAAGGGTATCTGTGTGATGTGACTGACGAAGAGGCTGTAAAGGCAATGGTAGCTGATATAGAAGCTACGGTGGGCACTATAGATATTCTTGTCAACAATGCCGGAATCATAAAGCGCATTCCTATGACCGATATGAGTGTGGAGGATTTCCGTAGAGTGGTGGATGTTGACCTTGTGGCTCCTTACATATGCTCGAAGGCTGTAATCCCTGGCATGATCAAGAAAGGTCACGGAAAGATCATCAATATCTGTTCAATGATGAGCGAGCTCGGTCGTGAGACTGTAAGCGCGTATGCTGCCGCCAAGGGCGGCCTCAAGATGCTGACCCGCAACATATGTTCGGAGTTCGGAGAGCACAATATACAGTGTAATGGCATCGGTCCCGGTTATATCGCCACTGACCAGACTGCACCTCTGCGAGAGATACAGCCTGACGGAAGCCGTCATCCGTTCGACCAGTTCATCATCTCCAAGACCCCGGCTGCGCGTTGGGGCACACCTGAGGATCTGATGGGGCCGGCTGTGTTCCTTGCATCCGATGCGTCCAATTTCGTAAACGGTCATGTCCTGTACGTCGACGGAGGTATCCTCGCTTATATAGGAAAACAGCCTAAATAATGGAGCAGGTATTCAGTTATATTATAGGTCTTGGTGCGGCAGTGATGATGCCTATCATCTTCACTGTGCTCGGACTGTGCATAGGCATTAAGTTCGGTGACGCACTCAGGTCCGGACTTAAGGTCGGTGTCGGATTTATCGGACTGTCGATCGTCACCGCTCTTCTCACATCGGCTCTCGGTCCGGCCCTTGACACAGTGGTCAATATCTTTGACCTTCAGCTCAAGGTGTTTGATATGGGATGGCCTGCTGCTGCGTCGGTGGCTTACAACACTGCTGTCGGAGCATTCATCATCCCTGTGTGTCTCGGAGTGAATATTCTTATGCTACTGACCAAGACTACGCGTACGGTCAATATTGACCTTTGGAATTACTGGCACTTCGCATTCATAGGTGCGGTGATCTACTTTGCCAGCGAATCCCTTGCATGGGGTTTCTTTGGCGCGATCATCTGCTATATCATCACGCTTATAATAGCGGATATGACTGCAAAGAAGTTTCAGAGTTTCTATAAGGATATGGATGGCATATCCATTCCACAGCCATTCTGCGCAGGCTTCGTTCCCTTTGCATGGGCAATCAACAAGGGGCTTGATGCGATTCCTGGAATGAACAAGGTGGAGATTGATGCCGAAGGGCTGAAGAAAAAGTTCGGTCTGCTTGGCGAGCCCCTTTTCCTTGGCGTGGTAGTGGGCATAGTGATAGGTTGTCTCACCTGCGAGACATTGAACGAGATTGTGGATAAGATACCATATATACTTGGGCTTGGAATCAAGATGGGTGCTGTGATGGAGCTCATACCTCGTGTCACTGTGCTGTTCATTGAAGGTCTACGGCCTATCAGTGAGGCTACTCGCAACCTCATAGCCCGCAAGTTCAAGGGGGCTGACGGCCTTAGCATCGGAATGACTCCTGCACTCGTGATCGGTCATCCTACCACACTTGTGGTGTCGATCCTTCTTATTCCTGTGACCCTTGTGCTTGCTGTGGCACTTC
The sequence above is drawn from the Duncaniella freteri genome and encodes:
- a CDS encoding C40 family peptidase, whose amino-acid sequence is MNRYVITIITFILALLGIASVNAAPTLSNYPVPAKHFKSVVDTSEELVKSAFKSARENSPFAAIEAEISKSQDEEHSELVDQMKEFAAKYLGTRYRLGATGPNQFDCSGFIGYVFRNFGFNLNRDSRSQYLQGEHIDKGEIKPGDLLFFSSRSSGKGRVGHVAMVVDVNNDGSCRFIHASSSKRGVVYQNFPDNGYYSRHFIGAKRIIGTSI
- a CDS encoding diphosphate--fructose-6-phosphate 1-phosphotransferase, which gives rise to MKKSALQIARAAYHPQLPIVLTGGVKMKEGEPTQSAGDQEEIKKLFPNTYGLPEIIFEKTSATGSAKPVNVGVILSGGQAPGGHNVISGLFDGIKHLHKDSKLYGFLMGPGGLVDHQYKELTADIIDEYRNTGGFDIIGSGRTKLETKEQFDKGLEILRELDITALVIIGGDDSNTNAAILAEYYKAIGAGVQVIGVPKTIDGDLKNNVIETSFGFDTATKVYSEVIGNIQRDCNSSKKYWHFIKLMGRSASHIALECALQCQPNVCIISEEVEAKDMTLEEVVDYIADAVVARSEQGLNYGVVLIPEGLIEFIPAVKKLIAELNDLLAAKASEFAEIASEDQRDWVISNLTPDCAATYQSLPAGVARQLTLDRDPHGNVQVSLIETEKLLSEMVGKRLEVLAAEGKYEGKYSTMHHFFGYEGRCADPSNFDANYCYGLGYTAACLIASGVTGYMSSLRNLTFAPVNWVAGGIPITMMMNMERRNGHVKPVIRKALVELDGAPFLKFAKQRDEWKVGTCYTYPGPIQYFGPAEICDQPSLTLVYEQKRRKY
- a CDS encoding fructose-1,6-bisphosphatase; this encodes MTLHTQNVTHEKVENDRRILELLSHTFPNISAASTEIINLEAILNLPKGTEHFVADLHGEHEAFLHILKNASGNIKRKVTDLYGTSMLDSEIRQLCALIYYPEEKLQSIKAAQEDLEDFYNITLHKLVTVCRSVSSKYTRSKVRKALPKEYSYIIEELLHESGGEYDKQAYFNRIIETIISTGQAEPFIISICNVIQKLSIDQLHILGDIYDRGPGAHIIMDSLCHYGNWDIQWGNHDVVWMGAAAGNDACIANVLRVSLRYGNLATLEDGYGINLMPLATFAMETYADDPCKEFEPRSADEGNTHTIKTLKIMAKMHKAIAVIQFKLEGEMIKRHPEWGIDNRRLLHRIDFKNGTVDIDGITYDMNDCHFPTIDPANPYKLTPEELHLTHKLHHSFTVSTTLKRHIEALLSHGCMYGIYNSNLLYHASMPLNQDGTLKEVDVKGKKCKGKGLMTEIGLMLRSAFNDDTPDADREYARDYYWYLWCGPDSPLYDKDRMTTFERYFIKDAAAHKEEKGWYYKLRSKPEICDMILNEFGVDGSDRHIINGHVPVRTGNGESPIRAGGKLMVIDGGFAKAYHKTTGIAGYTLIYHSSNFELVEHEPFSSVEEAVSNGTDIVRSKKMIEQTARRKCVRDTDKGKVLQGQIDELTELLYAFRHGIIKEVTLRNR
- a CDS encoding gluconate 5-dehydrogenase is translated as MINFSLEGKVALVTGAAYGIGLAIAQAFAEAGAKIVFNCSRQETVDRGMKAYKELGIDAKGYLCDVTDEEAVKAMVADIEATVGTIDILVNNAGIIKRIPMTDMSVEDFRRVVDVDLVAPYICSKAVIPGMIKKGHGKIINICSMMSELGRETVSAYAAAKGGLKMLTRNICSEFGEHNIQCNGIGPGYIATDQTAPLREIQPDGSRHPFDQFIISKTPAARWGTPEDLMGPAVFLASDASNFVNGHVLYVDGGILAYIGKQPK
- a CDS encoding PTS galactitol transporter subunit IIC, yielding MEQVFSYIIGLGAAVMMPIIFTVLGLCIGIKFGDALRSGLKVGVGFIGLSIVTALLTSALGPALDTVVNIFDLQLKVFDMGWPAAASVAYNTAVGAFIIPVCLGVNILMLLTKTTRTVNIDLWNYWHFAFIGAVIYFASESLAWGFFGAIICYIITLIIADMTAKKFQSFYKDMDGISIPQPFCAGFVPFAWAINKGLDAIPGMNKVEIDAEGLKKKFGLLGEPLFLGVVVGIVIGCLTCETLNEIVDKIPYILGLGIKMGAVMELIPRVTVLFIEGLRPISEATRNLIARKFKGADGLSIGMTPALVIGHPTTLVVSILLIPVTLVLAVALPGNQFLPLASLAGMFYVFPLVLPFTKGSVVKTFIVGLVVITVGLYMVTNLAPAFTLAAKDVFAATGDAAVAIPANFDGGSLDFASSPLAWVIYQCSINLKWIGAGVLVVITCALMILNRILIIRNQNNMIAKNSDTIETTE